A section of the Dehalobacter sp. DCM genome encodes:
- a CDS encoding stage II sporulation protein M, translating to MKKLVFEHIRRFWVIYLTLCCVFLAGCAFGAVGINSLGTDKAQELTDFLNKLLGGQPDILNTLFLQQLARDNFIIMAAILILGLTVIGAPLVYLIVFSRGFILGFTIAFILHAKQWAGLGLLLITVVCPSLIAVPCLLFGSGMATVFSFLLLQGKLKGDFLKRDFFHYCAAGFLVSLGALAAGVLQGYFSTLGIRFLGY from the coding sequence ATGAAAAAGCTTGTATTTGAACATATCCGTCGTTTCTGGGTTATTTATTTGACGCTCTGCTGCGTTTTTTTAGCCGGATGTGCTTTTGGTGCAGTCGGTATCAATTCTTTAGGAACGGACAAAGCTCAGGAACTCACCGATTTTTTGAATAAACTCCTTGGAGGTCAGCCGGATATACTGAATACCCTATTCCTGCAACAATTAGCTCGCGATAACTTTATTATTATGGCTGCCATATTGATCTTAGGGCTAACGGTGATTGGCGCGCCTCTGGTTTATTTGATTGTTTTTAGTCGGGGCTTTATTCTTGGGTTTACTATCGCCTTTATTCTCCATGCGAAGCAGTGGGCCGGATTAGGGCTTCTCCTTATAACGGTTGTATGCCCGTCTTTGATCGCGGTGCCCTGCTTACTCTTTGGGTCAGGAATGGCAACAGTTTTTTCTTTTCTATTGCTTCAAGGAAAACTCAAAGGTGACTTTTTAAAGAGAGACTTCTTCCATTATTGTGCTGCAGGCTTTTTGGTATCCTTAGGTGCATTGGCCGCCGGTGTACTACAGGGGTATTTTTCAACGTTGGGGATCAGATTTTTAGGATACTAA
- a CDS encoding 3-deoxy-7-phosphoheptulonate synthase, which yields MNMKFIKKVPTAEEIIAQIPLPDHIKIIKQKRDQEIRKILEGEDNRFILIIGPCSADNEDSVCEYIGRLAQVQEKVKDTILIIPRIYTNKPRTTGEGYKGMIHQPDPSKEPDLCEGIKAIRSLHIRALTEFYMPAADEMLYPENYMYLLDVLGYIAVGARSVENQQHRLTVSGVSTPVGMKNPTSGDLTVMLNSIYAAQQSHNFIYNGWEIETTGNPLAHAILRGAVDASGRNIPNYHYEDLINIAYEYEKQPMVNPAIIVDTNHANSMKRYAEQPRIAREVLISRTYDSLLNKMIKGLMIESYLFEGRQDIGENIYGKSITDACLGWEDTERLIYRIAEKV from the coding sequence ATGAATATGAAATTTATCAAAAAGGTGCCTACAGCGGAGGAAATCATTGCGCAAATACCGCTGCCGGACCACATTAAAATAATCAAACAAAAAAGGGATCAGGAGATCAGGAAAATATTAGAGGGAGAAGACAACCGCTTTATCCTGATCATCGGTCCCTGTTCCGCCGACAATGAGGATTCTGTATGCGAATATATTGGCAGATTAGCGCAAGTTCAAGAAAAAGTAAAAGACACGATTCTGATCATTCCGCGGATCTATACGAATAAACCACGAACAACCGGTGAAGGGTATAAAGGCATGATCCATCAACCGGACCCAAGTAAAGAACCCGACCTCTGCGAAGGTATCAAAGCGATCCGCAGCCTGCATATCCGGGCATTGACAGAATTTTATATGCCGGCTGCCGATGAAATGCTCTACCCGGAGAATTACATGTATTTACTGGATGTTCTGGGCTATATTGCGGTTGGTGCACGTTCGGTGGAAAATCAACAGCATCGTTTGACCGTCAGTGGCGTCTCAACGCCGGTGGGAATGAAAAATCCAACCAGCGGTGATTTGACCGTCATGCTGAATTCAATCTATGCAGCACAGCAGAGCCACAATTTCATCTATAACGGTTGGGAAATCGAAACAACGGGGAATCCCTTAGCCCATGCGATTTTGCGCGGGGCGGTGGATGCCTCAGGGCGTAATATACCGAATTACCATTATGAAGACTTGATAAATATCGCGTATGAATACGAAAAACAGCCGATGGTTAACCCGGCTATTATAGTCGATACAAATCATGCCAACTCGATGAAACGCTATGCGGAGCAGCCACGCATCGCCCGGGAAGTATTAATTAGCCGAACCTATGATTCTCTTCTGAATAAAATGATCAAGGGATTGATGATCGAAAGTTATCTTTTCGAAGGGCGCCAAGATATTGGTGAAAATATTTATGGCAAATCGATCACCGATGCTTGCCTGGGATGGGAAGATACAGAAAGACTGATCTATCGCATCGCAGAAAAGGTATAA
- a CDS encoding class II aldolase/adducin family protein has protein sequence MLLEEQRRQVIETAREALQTGLIMLTTGNFSLRDPETGYMCITPSGMDYQQVTPADIVVMDTKGTIIDGDRKPSIEGSLHRFAYEKRPDIFGVCHSHSPYATAWASVEEPFPLIVAELAGMLGSNLMTAPFFPMGSMELAEVTIRVLGNQNAVLMSNHGQLTVGPSLPKALAHARLIEEAAKIACFAKSIGTPRIISEEKAESLKKWLATHYGQQ, from the coding sequence GTGCTATTAGAAGAACAAAGAAGACAAGTTATTGAAACTGCACGCGAGGCACTGCAAACGGGTCTGATCATGCTGACCACAGGAAATTTCAGTCTGCGCGATCCGGAAACCGGCTATATGTGTATCACCCCCAGCGGAATGGATTATCAGCAAGTTACCCCGGCAGATATCGTGGTCATGGATACAAAGGGTACAATCATCGATGGTGACAGAAAGCCATCGATTGAAGGTTCCCTACATCGATTTGCCTATGAGAAGAGGCCCGATATTTTTGGCGTATGTCATTCCCATTCCCCTTATGCAACGGCATGGGCAAGTGTCGAAGAACCATTTCCGCTTATCGTAGCGGAGCTTGCAGGCATGCTTGGCAGCAATCTTATGACTGCGCCATTTTTCCCCATGGGATCTATGGAGCTGGCTGAAGTTACGATTCGTGTTTTAGGCAATCAAAACGCCGTCCTGATGAGTAATCATGGACAGCTGACAGTGGGACCTTCTTTACCAAAAGCCTTAGCTCACGCCCGGTTAATTGAGGAGGCCGCTAAAATTGCCTGTTTTGCTAAGTCAATAGGAACACCCCGAATCATATCTGAAGAAAAGGCTGAATCGCTGAAGAAATGGCTGGCAACTCACTATGGGCAACAATAA